In a single window of the Olivibacter sp. SDN3 genome:
- a CDS encoding AsmA-like C-terminal region-containing protein, which yields MRKALFVNRWSRLLIGFILVPALLFLTLTGIIYWKQDDIVQRVLVEVNTQFAGEIQIGGSHVSPFADFPHITIDLENLRINESKSQQDQTAILSVEDAYIGFNLWSVLRGQYQVNRLYINKGDLNLIQHKDGNFNLVNALTPLNGDPTSEESADLNLKLDNVRLKDIDLHKINEDTQLEIELFVKNAIAKFSTKDEHMLAQIDSRFDLNVILDGDTSFIRHKHMELQTKVDYQGKTQWLEISPSVVKLEEAVFNLEGTFDLKGEMPVDLKVKGAKPNFDLFIAFAPEELIPTLKSYGNKGQVFFGATINGPTANGKMPHIEAEFGCKQGSITNTANQEKIEGMAFNGSFTNGEANNASTMEFQLANFSAKPGAGIFSGNLRVFNFDSPEIDLKLNSEFNLDFLSGFFNIKNLEDMDGYVSLTMNFKDIIDFTHPERSIEKLNESYYTELLIKDLQFRSTNFHLPVQDVNVKAKMEGHEAVIEHFTARVGNSDISIKGNISDLPAIMHHSNTEVQTNLLIESNLLDLGELSFHDSTKTSAVAEEISNLRLDLSFLAEGRAFTESPNLPLGQFLIRDFDAQLKHYPHRLHDLRAAFHIGDTDIRIADFHGEIDGSDFRLSGKASNYDIWLKPELLGDAKLTFNFSSDHFRLEDLFSYKGENYVPADYRQEDFRQVRLMGHIDLHFNNQGLYSTDMYLDELSGNMKIHQARFEGFRGRIHYENQQLSVEELSGQIGKSDLAVNLNYYLGRDQALRKKENTFHIQSKRLDLDELMAYELPSGNGAVEAKDHDDVFNIFDLPFTEMQIYADIEQLNYHRYLLKKLHAAMRIKENHFIHFDECQFLAAGGGISFKGFLDGSDAKNIYFKPDMTVEQIDLDQLLFKFENFGQDHLVSENLHGKLSGSLTGNIRMHTDLTPIIDQSQLHMNIQVIQGRLENYAPLQALSSYFKNRNLNKVQFDTLTNALDIKNGVLDIPWMSVNSSLGFIELSGQQDLDMNMQYYFKVPLKLVSQAVFQKLFKRKQEEVDLDQEDEIQTPDPDKKIRYVHVKVEGNADDYSVSLGKKSK from the coding sequence ATGCGAAAAGCCCTGTTTGTCAATCGTTGGAGTCGCCTGCTGATAGGATTTATTCTTGTACCTGCCCTGCTGTTTCTTACGCTCACAGGTATAATTTATTGGAAACAGGACGACATTGTACAGCGTGTTCTGGTTGAAGTTAATACGCAATTCGCGGGTGAAATTCAAATAGGTGGAAGTCATGTGTCCCCCTTTGCGGATTTTCCGCACATAACGATCGACCTGGAAAATCTCCGTATAAACGAAAGTAAAAGTCAGCAGGATCAGACCGCTATTCTTAGCGTGGAGGACGCTTACATAGGCTTTAACCTGTGGTCGGTGCTTCGAGGACAATACCAAGTAAATAGGTTATACATTAACAAGGGAGACCTGAATTTAATACAGCATAAAGATGGAAACTTTAATTTGGTGAATGCTTTAACCCCTCTGAACGGAGACCCTACTAGTGAGGAGTCTGCTGACCTCAATTTAAAACTCGATAATGTTCGCCTGAAGGACATTGATTTACATAAAATCAATGAAGATACGCAACTTGAAATTGAGTTGTTTGTGAAGAACGCGATCGCTAAATTCAGTACGAAGGACGAACATATGCTTGCGCAAATTGATAGTCGCTTTGACCTCAATGTCATACTGGATGGCGACACGAGTTTCATCCGGCACAAACACATGGAATTGCAGACAAAGGTTGATTATCAGGGCAAGACGCAATGGCTTGAAATTTCCCCTTCGGTGGTTAAGTTAGAAGAGGCCGTTTTTAATTTAGAGGGAACTTTTGATCTAAAGGGAGAAATGCCGGTCGACCTTAAAGTAAAAGGTGCTAAACCAAATTTCGATCTTTTCATTGCCTTCGCTCCGGAGGAACTGATTCCGACACTCAAAAGCTATGGTAATAAAGGACAGGTATTCTTTGGTGCAACGATAAATGGACCTACCGCCAACGGTAAGATGCCTCACATTGAAGCGGAGTTTGGCTGCAAACAAGGGAGTATCACCAATACCGCTAATCAGGAAAAAATTGAAGGGATGGCCTTTAATGGATCATTCACTAACGGTGAGGCAAATAATGCTTCCACAATGGAATTTCAACTGGCGAACTTCTCGGCCAAACCGGGTGCAGGGATTTTTAGTGGCAACTTGAGGGTGTTTAACTTTGATTCGCCCGAGATTGATCTCAAGCTCAACTCGGAGTTCAATCTGGATTTTCTTTCCGGCTTTTTCAATATAAAAAACCTGGAGGATATGGATGGCTATGTGTCGCTGACAATGAATTTCAAGGATATTATAGACTTCACACACCCTGAACGCAGTATCGAAAAACTAAATGAATCCTATTATACTGAACTCTTAATAAAGGACCTTCAATTTCGGTCGACCAATTTTCACCTACCTGTTCAAGATGTTAATGTCAAAGCGAAAATGGAGGGTCACGAAGCTGTTATCGAGCATTTTACGGCTAGAGTAGGGAATTCAGACATTTCGATAAAAGGGAATATAAGTGATCTGCCGGCCATTATGCATCACAGCAATACGGAAGTACAAACGAATCTGCTTATCGAATCTAACCTACTGGATTTGGGCGAACTTAGTTTTCACGACTCCACAAAAACGAGTGCTGTAGCTGAAGAAATTAGCAATCTTCGTCTTGACCTATCCTTTTTAGCTGAAGGAAGAGCTTTTACAGAGTCGCCCAACCTTCCTCTCGGTCAATTTTTGATACGTGATTTTGATGCACAACTTAAGCATTATCCACACCGTTTGCATGATCTGCGCGCAGCGTTTCATATCGGCGACACCGACATTCGGATCGCAGACTTTCACGGTGAAATAGATGGTAGCGACTTTCGTTTAAGCGGTAAAGCCAGTAACTATGATATTTGGCTGAAGCCGGAATTGCTGGGTGACGCAAAGCTGACGTTTAACTTCAGCTCAGACCATTTTCGCTTGGAAGACCTTTTCTCTTATAAAGGTGAAAACTACGTTCCGGCAGATTACAGGCAGGAAGATTTTCGACAGGTGCGACTAATGGGACATATTGATCTACATTTCAACAATCAAGGTCTTTATTCTACCGATATGTATCTTGATGAGCTTAGCGGTAATATGAAAATACACCAAGCACGTTTTGAGGGTTTTAGGGGCCGGATACACTATGAAAATCAGCAACTCAGCGTAGAAGAGCTGAGCGGACAGATTGGTAAAAGTGACTTAGCGGTTAACTTGAATTATTATTTGGGTAGGGATCAGGCGCTTAGAAAAAAGGAAAATACTTTCCATATCCAATCTAAAAGGCTGGATCTGGATGAACTTATGGCTTATGAACTGCCCTCAGGAAATGGAGCAGTTGAAGCCAAGGATCATGATGATGTTTTCAATATTTTCGATTTACCCTTTACAGAGATGCAGATCTACGCAGATATTGAGCAATTAAATTATCATCGATATCTGTTAAAAAAACTTCACGCCGCCATGCGGATTAAAGAAAATCACTTTATCCATTTTGATGAGTGTCAGTTCTTGGCGGCAGGAGGAGGCATATCTTTCAAAGGATTCCTTGACGGTTCCGATGCAAAAAATATTTATTTCAAACCAGATATGACCGTCGAACAAATAGACCTTGATCAGTTGCTGTTTAAATTTGAAAATTTCGGGCAAGATCATCTGGTATCGGAAAATTTACACGGTAAACTTTCGGGCAGTCTAACAGGAAATATACGTATGCACACAGACCTGACACCAATTATTGATCAGTCGCAGTTACATATGAACATTCAGGTTATCCAGGGGCGATTGGAAAACTATGCACCACTTCAAGCCCTTTCCAGCTATTTTAAAAATCGGAACCTCAACAAAGTACAATTTGATACGCTGACTAATGCGCTGGATATAAAGAACGGGGTCCTCGATATCCCATGGATGTCTGTCAATTCCAGCTTGGGCTTTATTGAACTGTCCGGACAGCAAGACCTTGATATGAATATGCAATACTATTTCAAGGTACCACTCAAATTGGTTTCGCAGGCTGTGTTTCAAAAACTTTTCAAACGCAAGCAAGAGGAGGTGGATTTAGATCAGGAGGATGAAATACAAACCCCAGACCCTGATAAGAAGATTCGCTATGTGCATGTAAAAGTTGAGGGCAATGCCGATGACTATTCCGTAAGTCTAGGTAAAAAGAGTAAGTAA
- a CDS encoding Crp/Fnr family transcriptional regulator: MSEWIQHIPFTKHFNEETISLGNNVIQNTIHSKGSFLLKNGQICGKLYFMVRGLVYAHTEQEQILWYEREGSSFTDLESFYDQKPSNHYFKVAENNTHLISINFNDLQHLFSESHQWALWGVRFYQHELQRIASYYEALRTKDASERYFKLIAAYPDILQRVPLSHIASYLGISQVSLSRIRAGVQKQ; the protein is encoded by the coding sequence ATGTCAGAATGGATACAACATATACCTTTCACCAAACACTTTAATGAAGAAACCATTTCATTGGGAAACAATGTAATTCAAAACACGATTCATTCCAAAGGAAGTTTTTTACTCAAAAACGGACAGATTTGCGGCAAATTATATTTTATGGTACGCGGACTGGTATATGCGCACACTGAACAAGAACAGATCTTATGGTATGAGCGTGAAGGCAGTAGCTTTACCGATTTGGAAAGTTTTTATGACCAAAAACCCAGTAACCACTATTTTAAAGTAGCTGAGAACAATACTCACTTGATTTCCATCAATTTCAACGATTTGCAACACCTGTTTAGCGAATCCCATCAATGGGCTTTATGGGGTGTAAGGTTTTACCAACACGAATTGCAACGCATTGCGAGTTATTATGAAGCGCTGCGCACCAAAGATGCAAGTGAGCGTTATTTTAAACTGATCGCCGCCTATCCTGATATTTTGCAGCGCGTGCCCCTAAGCCATATTGCTTCTTATTTGGGTATTAGCCAAGTAAGCCTAAGCCGTATTCGAGCGGGTGTGCAAAAGCAGTAG